TTTTAAGCCCGGTGTATCTTGAGGTTCCCACCGGACAAGTGTGGGAGGTTGAATTGCGACATTCTGAAGGTCATATTTGGTTTACCAAAGGATGGCAGGATTTCTGTGACTATTATTCGATAAGCTGTGGACACTTTTTGATGTTTGGATACAACACTCCTTCCCATTTTGATGTCACTATATTTGATATGAGTGCAGCAGAAATCGAATATCCATATAGTTCACGCACCTTCCATTTCCATGAAACACACCATGCACCAATAATTGACCTGTCCGAGTCGGATGTTGATATCATGGAGGATACTCCAAGACGCcagaagttgaaagaaaaagttGTTGATCATTCTCTTGAAAACCTGTGCGATGGACAGTTCAGCAAAAGGAAAAGGCACGGGGATGATGTAGCTTCACCTTCTTTCACAAAAAAGGGCCAAAGTGAGGATCATTTTGGCTATGACCTGAATTGATAATCAAACTTGTTACATGATAATTTAGTACTACGAGTTTTAAGTTCTGTGCACCAACATTGTACAACTAATTACACAATCAAGTCACTTATTAGGTCGCAAAATCTTTATGATAAGTATTACTAGTAATAAGTATCTTTGTAAAAATGGTGAAAAGAAACTTCACATTGTTGTTGTATGTAACCTAAATTCATTCAgtattaatataatgattttaatgAAGACTGCAGGATTCACAAGAAAGACTCCAAGAGTGTTTACGATCAGAACAAGACGGTAATGGAAAAAGAGAGCTCTACAGCGTATCAACAAGCAAAAGCTTTTAAATCTAAGAATCCGTTCACTATATCTTTTATGCAGCCATCATATGTCTCTGCTTCATGCAATCTGGTAAGCTACAAGATGTAATCTTTATGGACTTCGCGGTgctctaatttttcttttttccattgTACTATCGTCAAAACTAATTTACTTTGCCATCTCCTTTGACAGTCCATACCGTTGAAGTTTGCTAGGAAGTATTTCCTTGAGAACAATGGCAATTTAGTGCTTCGTGTTCCAGGAATTGGATCTTGGTCTGTCAAATGCACTTTGGGAATGACAAATGGTAAAGTTGGTTCTGGTTGGAAGGCATTCGTGCAAGACAATAAGTTAAAAGTTGGCGATGTTTGTGTATTTGAAGTGCTTAAGGGACAGCTCTTTGTAGATGTCATAATTTTCCGTGCAGCTGGGAGCACACTAATACACAATATAGTTGCAGAAGTGCCACGGGTTTCATGTTCACAACCCAAAGTAGTACAAACCAAGAAATCAAAGCAGCATACAGGAGGTTCATATGGTCTCAACTTAAAAATTAAAGGTGATAAAGTTGAGTTCTCTTTATAAGATAGTCCGGAGTGTACATCTTTCGTCGTACTAGTATTTTTCTGATCGTTTCATTAAGGTTATATTGGCTTGAACTTTTTTCAGAAGAACAAGGTGAAGGCACTGAGATTTTGGGTCATTGTCCGTTAGGACGTGGAAGCAAAAGAAAACAACCTGAAGTGGATGCAGTGGTGCCTTCTTTCACAAGAAATACCAAAAGTAAGAATTGATCTTCTATTTACATGTCAACTTAGTAGTAATACATTGATAATGGTTTTCTGTTTTGAAGAAAGCGGAGGAAGTTGTGGGTTGCACAAGAAACAATCCAAGATTGTTTATGATAAGTACAAGACAGTAACGGACAAAAAGAGCTCTATAGCATATCAAAGAGCAAAAGCTTTTAAATCGAAGAATCCATTCATTGTATCTTTTATGCAACCATCGTATATCTCCAAACATTACATTCTGGTAACTATGCTATAAAATCTCTAGACTTGCCAAAATCTTTATTTGATCCATATGGATTCATGCCATTACTGTGTCCAACTCTTTTGGCAGAAAATATGGTCAGCATTTGCGAGGAAGTATTTCCTTGAGAACGATGGCAATTTAGTGCTTCGTGTTTCAGGCAGTGGATCTTGGTCTGTCAAATGCACTATTACAACAGCAAGTGCGAAATTTAATTATGGTTGGAAGACATTTGTGCTAGAAAATGAGTTAAAACTTGGTGATGTTTGTGTATTTGAAGTGATTAAAGGCGGTCAACTCTTCGTAGATGTCACAATATTTCGTGCAGCTGGGAGCATTATAGTAGCAGAAGTGCCAGGGCGTTCTGATAGGAAAAGTAAGGTTATCAAAGGTGATAATTCTGTTCCATGTTCACAACCCAAAGTAGTCAAAAACCAATAAATGAAAGCACCATCCAGAAGGTTCATATGGTGATAAAGTTTAATTCTCTTCATAAGATAGTTTGGAGTGTACAACTTTTGCTGTGCTTGTGAACTTTTTGATCGTTTTATTTAAAGTTATATTGGCTTGAATTTTTACAGAAGAACATGGCAAAGGCACTGAGATTGAGCATTCTGTTAAGGTTTTGGGCCATTGTCCGTTAGGAAATGACAGTAAAAGAAGGAGACCAGCAAGGAAGGCAGAGGATGTGGCTTCACCGTCTTTCACAAGAAAACCCAAAAGTAAGGAATTGGTAACTCTGGCTTACTAACAGAATCGACCATATGCTTACATGACATTTCAGTATAGTAATACATTGATTTTGAATTTCTATTTGAAGAAAGCGGAGAAAGTTGCAGGATGCACAAGCAACAAACTAAGATGGTTAATGCTAAGAGAAAGACAGTATTGGACAAAGAGATGACCATAGCATATCAAAGAGCAAAAGCTTTTAGGTCGAAGAATCcatttgttatatattttatgcAGCCATCATATGTCTCAAGACCATACAATCTGGTAAGCTACTTTTTAGACTTGCTTATACTTTGATCAGCTTATGCTCAATTTTTACTGTCTCATCTCTTTTGGCAGCACATGCGTTTCTCATATGCTCAGAAATATTTATGGGAGAAATGTGGCGATTTAGTGCTTCGTGCTGCTGGCAGGGGATCTTGGTCTGTTAAATATGATCTGGGGCTACCAGAAGGGAGAATTCGCCTAAGTTGGAGGGCATTTGTGCTGGACAATAAGTTAAAAAGTGGTGATGTCTGTGTATTTGAACTGATTAAGGGCACTCAGCCCTTTTTAGATGTCACTATATTTCGTGCAGACGAGAGAAAACCAAAGCATACAACAGATGGAGGTGTTTCTGGTTTTAGAAACAAGATAATCAAATCTGATAATTCAGTACCATGTCCTCAAACCAAAATAGATCACAGTAGGAAACATAATCTTGAAAAGAAGCAGAAAGGCGATTCCGATGGTCTCATCACTTCAAAAGTGAAAGGTGAGTGAGTATTTTTCTAGTGTCAACTAAAAATGATAGCCTTAACTTTAAGAATGCATTAAAGGTACTTTCTTGATCATTTCAATAAACTGTAGTCGTGTTGGCTTGAATTTTTGCAGAAAAACTCAGGGAAGACACATTGAGGCATGGGCAGCAATCTACGTCTTTTTGTATGGGCACAGTAGTAGCCAAAGAAATGGTTCTGGCATATCAAAAAGCAAAAGCATTTACATCTGAAAATTCATTCTTCTTAAGCTTTATGCAACCATCGTATGTGTCTCTTGCTAGAGGCCCAATTCAACTGGTAAGATAGTTATTCGTGGATATTTTAGTTATCTGAAGCAATCTTGTTCTATATGATAATAATGCATATCCTTTAAACTGACAGAGCATAGCGTCATCAGTAGCTAGGAAATTTTTTTCCACTAGACAGAGTGACGTGGTACTTGAAGTTTCAAGCAAGAGACGATGGACTGTAAAATGCAGTGTTGGAATAAAAACCGCAAAGTTTAGTACTGGTTGGAAGGAGTTTGTGGTGGACAACAAGCTAAAAGTTGGGGATGTTTGCATCTTTGAATGGACTGGTAGACCCAACCTTGTGTTCAATGTCATAATATTTCCTTCTTGTGGAGGTATTTGATGACTTGTTTAGTAGTCTGTGTGTTTTGGGAAAGGGaaggaaataatatatatatattgatctCTATTTTGTCAAGAGTTGAACATGCTATCACTATGTTTCCTTCCTTCAGATATAAGCTAATAGGGGCATACAGAATATCATGCGTCTCTGTTTTGAAGTTGTGACTTTACTATTCAGTTACTTTAATGTATCAAAAAGAAATGCTACTGTAATATttttgtgactttattgagtagTATTCAtgttattttgatgatttgggAAGCGCATCGACGATGTGATTAGATAAATTCTCAACTAGAGCAATTCTTATGGATTGACTGATAGAAGCACACAAAAGGTTAGAACTAAGGCTTGAAATCCTCTTTGCATTAGCTCAATGCTTATTGCCTACAAATATGAAGAGATTTAGGTTATACCCATGCAGTGATCTGTTGGGTTGAAATTTGTCATCAACTCTGATTCTCTGCTAAAGTTTTGTCAAGGCAGGTGTAATttcttttggttatttttaaGATTACAATTGTTAATGATGTACTTATTTGGCTGTCAAACCCAACATACATATGCATCAACTATATCTTTTTGGGTACTAATGCATTATGCAACCAGTAATAAAAGTAGTTATCctttattcttttaaataaCTAGTTCTAGAAACGTGCCTTGCACGTTTGAGCTTTGt
This window of the Solanum pennellii chromosome 2, SPENNV200 genome carries:
- the LOC107009644 gene encoding uncharacterized protein LOC107009644; the encoded protein is MASSSSTKNNTVVQSRFIKIILFQHERIHLSIPHDFERRCCNDILSPVYLEVPTGQVWEVELRHSEGHIWFTKGWQDFCDYYSISCGHFLMFGYNTPSHFDVTIFDMSAAEIEYPYSSRTFHFHETHHAPIIDLSESDVDIMEDTPRRQKLKEKVVDHSLENLCDGQFSKRKRHGDDVASPSFTKKGQNCRIHKKDSKSVYDQNKTVMEKESSTAYQQAKAFKSKNPFTISFMQPSYVSASCNLSIPLKFARKYFLENNGNLVLRVPGIGSWSVKCTLGMTNGKVGSGWKAFVQDNKLKVGDVCVFEVLKGQLFVDVIIFRAAGSTLIHNIVAEVPRVSCSQPKVVQTKKSKQHTGGSYGLNLKIKEEQGEGTEILGHCPLGRGSKRKQPEVDAVVPSFTRNTKKSGGSCGLHKKQSKIVYDKYKTVTDKKSSIAYQRAKAFKSKNPFIVSFMQPSYISKHYILKIWSAFARKYFLENDGNLVLRVSGSGSWSVKCTITTASAKFNYGWKTFVLENELKLGDVCVFEVIKGGQLFVDVTIFRAAGSIIVAEVPGRSDRKSKVIKEEHGKGTEIEHSVKVLGHCPLGNDSKRRRPARKAEDVASPSFTRKPKKSGESCRMHKQQTKMVNAKRKTVLDKEMTIAYQRAKAFRSKNPFVIYFMQPSYVSRPYNLHMRFSYAQKYLWEKCGDLVLRAAGRGSWSVKYDLGLPEGRIRLSWRAFVLDNKLKSGDVCVFELIKGTQPFLDVTIFRADERKPKHTTDGGVSGFRNKIIKSDNSVPCPQTKIDHSRKHNLEKKQKGDSDGLITSKVKEKLREDTLRHGQQSTSFCMGTVVAKEMVLAYQKAKAFTSENSFFLSFMQPSYVSLARGPIQLSIASSVARKFFSTRQSDVVLEVSSKRRWTVKCSVGIKTAKFSTGWKEFVVDNKLKVGDVCIFEWTGRPNLVFNVIIFPSCGGI